Proteins encoded together in one Macadamia integrifolia cultivar HAES 741 chromosome 8, SCU_Mint_v3, whole genome shotgun sequence window:
- the LOC122085570 gene encoding phototropin-1 isoform X2: MDRYDHSPKKPPNMRPLPRDPRDSLEVFNPSASYVSNSKPTHSTFRPHSTWQNWGDPLGIKETEASPKLPIPSGTGGVGTAVPDQEITPWMALKDPTRPPLSLPPLATEKPTSDEFGAAAQRAAEWGLVLKTDTETGKPHGVTVRTSGGEDAYQKAESSRRDSGNSVPRSSDEFSDGGDVIDRGIPRVSKDLKDALSTFQQTFVVSDATKPDYPILYASEGFFKMTGYTSREVVGRNCRFLQGVGTDPEDVHKIKEALESGRSYCGRLLNYKKDGTPFWNLLTISPIKDDTGKVLKFIGMQMEVSKHTEGVKDKMLRPNGLPESLIRYDARQKEMAVSSVTELVDAVKQPRRLSISITTNRVPLTRKSEDGGGRARRNSEDGANTAMVAPPRRHSHSGGSIKPRRSSMERISETPETKPKRSVRRSFMGFIRKSTHTNVENLEENLDVEVGSDDDESSEDERPYSVDDKERKKEMRKGIDLATTLERIEKNFVITDPRLPDNPIIFASDSFLELTEYSREEILGRNCRFLQGPETDPATVKKIREAIDNQRDVTVQLINYTKTGKKFWNLFHLQPMRDQKGEVQYFIGVQLDGSEHVEPLHNCIPESTAKESAQLVKETAVNVDEAVRELPDANMKPEDLWMKHSKTVLPKPHRKDSSSWRAIQKILHSGEEIGLKHFRPVKPLGSGDTGSVHLVELCGTGEYFAMKAMDKGIMLNRNKVHRACAEREILDMLDHPFLPALYASFQTKTHVCLVTDYFPGGELFLLLDRQPMKVLRENAVRFYAAEVVVALEYLHCQGIIYRDLKPENVLLQSNGHVSLTDFDLSCLTSCKPLLLIPNIQDKKKQKKGQQPPIFMAEPMRASNSFVGTEEYIAPEIISGAGHTSAVDWWALGILLYEMLYGYTPFRGKTRQKTFVNILHRDLKFPGSISVSLHARQLMYQLLQRDPNRRLGSHEGANEIKQHPFFRGVNWALVRCMSPPQLDAPLFGTNDAEKEVNFLDPELLDLQTNVF; encoded by the exons atggaTCGATACGACCACTCACCAAAAAAACCACCCAACATGCGACCCCTGCCCAGAGACCCACGTGACTCCCTCGAAGTATTCAATCCATCAGCCAGCTATGTTTCCAATTCCAAACCTACCCACTCGACCTTCCGTCCCCACTCCACGTGGCAAAACTGGGGTGACCCACTTGGCATTAAGGAAACCGAAGCATCACCGAAGCTCCCCATCCCCTCCGGCACTGGCGGTGTCGGGACGGCAGTACCGGACCAGGAGATCACCCCATGGATGGCCCTCAAGGATCCAACCCGACCACCACTGTCACTACCTCCTCTTGCAACAGAGAAACCAACGTCCGATGAATTTGGTGCCGCAGCTCAGAGAGCGGCGGAATGGGGACTGGTACTGAAGACTGACACGGAAACCGGGAAACCACATGGGGTTACAGTCAGGACTTCCGGAGGGGAAGACGCATATCAGAAAGCCGAGTCGTCTCGGAGAGACTCGGGAAACTCAGTCCCCCGGAGCTCGGACGAGTTTTCTGATGGTGGGGATGTGATAGACAGAGGGATCCCGAGAGTGTCGAAGGATTTGAAAGACGCGTTGTCTACGTTTCAACAGACGTTTGTTGTTTCGGACGCTACCAAACCCGATTACCCGATTTTGTATGCCAGTGAAGGGTTTTTCAAGATGACCGGTTATACCTCTAGAGAAGTCGTCGGCCGTAACtg TCGGTTTCTGCAAGGTGTGGGAACGGATCCTGAAGACGTACATAAGATAAAAGAAGCGTTGGAGAGTGGAAGGAGCTACTGTGGACGCTTGTTGAACTACAAGAAGGACGGGACGCCTTTCTGGAACCTTCTCACTATTTCTCCCATCAAGGATGATACCGGAAAGGTTCTCAAATTCATCGG AATGCAAATGGAGGTGAGCAAGCATACGGAAGGAGTTAAGGATAAGATGCTTCGTCCCAATGGATTGCCAGAATCCTTGATCAGATACGATG CCCGGCAGAAGGAAATGGCAGTTAGTTCTGTAACAGAGCTCGTAGATGCAGTGAAGCAGCCTCGCCGTCTATCTATATCAATAACAACAAACCGAGTGCCATTGACAAGGAAGTCCGAAGATGGTGGTGGAAGAGCACGTAGAAACTCAGAAGATGGAGCTAATACAGCTATGGTGGCTCCACCAAGAAGGCATTCACATAGCGGCGGTAGTATTAAACCGAGAAGAAGTTCCATGGAGCGTATCAGTGAAACTCCTGAAACGAAACCCAAAAGATCTGTTCGACGTTCTTTTATGGG GTTCATAAGGAAAAGTACTCATACTAATGTGGAAAACCTGGAAGAAAACCTGGACGTGGAAGTTGGCTCAGATGATGATGAAAGCAGTGAAGATGAGAGACCTTATAGTGTTGatgacaaagaaagaaagaaagaaatgagaaaGGGGATTGATCTTGCTACCACTCTTGAACGAATTGAGAAGAACTTTGTCATTACTGATCCAAGATTACCTGATAATCCAATT ATATTTGCATCAGATAGCTTCCTGGAGTTGACAGAGTACAGCCGTGAAGAGATATTGGGAAGAAACTGCAG ATTTCTCCAAGGCCCCGAAACTGATCCGGCCACTGTGAAGAAAATCAGAGAAGCTATTGATAACCAAAGGGATGTCACTGTGCAGCTCATCAACTACACAAAAACTG GCAAGAAGTTCTGGAATCTGTTTCATCTGCAGCCCATGCGAGATCAGAAG GGAGAAGTGCAGTATTTTATCGGGGTACAACTTGATGGCAGTGAACATGTTGAGCCGCTACACAACTGCATTCCAGAGTCTACTGCAAAAGAGAGTGCACAATTG GTGAAAGAGACTGCAGTAAATGTTGATGAAGCAGTGAGGGAACTTCCAGACGCTAACATG AAACCAGAGGATCTGTGGATGAAACATTCAAAGACAGTTCTCCCAAAGCCTCATAGGAAGGACAGCTCATCATGGAGAGCTATTCAAAAG ATTCTACATAGTGGAGAAGAGATAGGCTTAAAACATTTCAGGCCAGTAAAACCATTGGGATCTGGTGACACAGGCAG TGTGCATTTGGTGGAATTGTGTGGAACCGGTGAATACTTTGCAATGAAGGCTATGGATAAGGGTATTATGCTTAACCGCAACAAG GTCCATAGAGCTTGTGCTGAAAGAGAAATTCTTGACATGCTGGATCACCCTTTTCTTCCTGCATTATATGCTTCTTTTCAG ACGAAAACCCATGTTTGTCTGGTAACTGATTACTTCCCCGGTGGAGAGCTCTTTTTGCTTTTGGATCGGCAACCCATGAAAGTCCTTAGGGAAAACGCAGTAAG ATTCTATGCTGCAGAAGTAGTTGTTGCTCTAGAGTACCTTCACTGTCAAG GTATAATCTACAGAGATTTGAAACCTGAGAATGTCTTACTCCAGAGCAACGGCCATGTATCGTTGACAGATTTTGATCTATCATGTTTGACATCTTGCAAACCTCTG CTTTTGATTCCAAACATCCAGgataagaaaaaacaaaagaaaggccAACAACCTCCAATCTTTATGGCGGAGCCAATGAGAGCATCAAATTCTTTTGTTGGAACTGAGGAGTACATAGCACCG GAGATTATAAGTGGAGCTGGCCATACTAGTGCAGTTGATTGGTGGGCTCttg GAATTCTTCTTTATGAAATGCTTTATGGATATACACCATTTAGAGGAAAGACAAGGCAGAAAACTTTTGTCAATATTCTTCACAGAGACCTTAAATTTCCAGGAAGTATTTCA gTAAGTCTCCATGCAAGGCAGTTGATGTACCAGCTATTGCAAAGAGACCCCAACAGAAGATTGGGTTCACATGAAGGAGCAAATGAAATAAAGCAACACCCATTCTTCCGTGGTGTAAACTGGGCTTTGGTTCGCTGCATG AGTCCTCCTCAACTTGATGCTCCCCTTTTTGGGACAAATGATGCTGAAAAGGAAGTTAACTTTCTCGATCCTGAACTTCTGGATCTACAAACAAATGTTTTCTAA
- the LOC122085785 gene encoding transcription factor bHLH100-like — MLANSTPIPTFGLSRLDDPTTHKLKSTGNNEPFMGCNYKEAADTSESFLRFPSNSQQQMDFEGPSSTKKLSHNASERDRRKRLNDLYTTLQSLLPETDRKKKLSIPATVSCALMYIPELQKHVQKLTQRKEEILSSIYKQGDTMKQGKNAGSGDRVSMPSVSASQLDDREVVIQICVLKAKSIPLSEVLLVLEEVGIYVLSASAITSYGERVFYNLHLQVKETQRLESEILSQKLMLMYQNREESHSPYLATKPEPDF; from the exons atgttggccaactctACTCCAATTCCAACCTTTGGTTTATCAAGACTAGATGATCCCACAACCCATAAGCTCAAGAGTACAGGCAATAATGAACCTTTCATGGGCTGCAACTACAAAGAAGCAGCAGATACTTCAGAATCCTTCCTTCGCTTTCCTTCCAATTCACAGCAACAGATGGATTTTGAAGGCCCTTCCAGTACCAAAAAATTAAGCCACAACGCCAGTGAACGCGATCGCCGGAAAAGATTGAATGATTTATACACAACTCTTCAATCTCTACTTCCAGAAACAGATCGAAAG AAGAAACTGAGCATCCCAGCTACTGTTTCTTGTGCACTCATGTACATACCAGAATTACAGAAACATGTCCAAAAGTTAACACAAAGGAAGGAAGAGATCTTATCAAGTATCTACAAGCAAGGAGATACCATGAAGCAAGGGAAAAATGCCGGTAGCGGCGACCGAGTTTCTATGCCGAGTGTTTCAGCGAGTCAACTCGATGATAGGGAAGTTGTGATTCAGATTTGTGTATTGAAAGCTAAAAGTATCCCTCTTTCTGAGGTTTTACTAGTTTTGGAAGAAGTAGGGATCTATGTCCTCAGTGCTTCAGCTATTACCTCTTATGGAGAAAGGGTCTTCTACAATCTCCATCTTCAG GTGAAAGAAACTCAGAGATTGGAGTCTGAGATATTGAGTCAGAAGCTCATGCTGATGTATCAAAACAGAGAAGAGTCACATTCACCATACTTGGCCACCAAACCAGAGCCAGATTTTTAG
- the LOC122085570 gene encoding phototropin-1 isoform X1, whose protein sequence is MDRYDHSPKKPPNMRPLPRDPRDSLEVFNPSASYVSNSKPTHSTFRPHSTWQNWGDPLGIKETEASPKLPIPSGTGGVGTAVPDQEITPWMALKDPTRPPLSLPPLATEKPTSDEFGAAAQRAAEWGLVLKTDTETGKPHGVTVRTSGGEDAYQKAESSRRDSGNSVPRSSDEFSDGGDVIDRGIPRVSKDLKDALSTFQQTFVVSDATKPDYPILYASEGFFKMTGYTSREVVGRNCRFLQGVGTDPEDVHKIKEALESGRSYCGRLLNYKKDGTPFWNLLTISPIKDDTGKVLKFIGMQMEVSKHTEGVKDKMLRPNGLPESLIRYDARQKEMAVSSVTELVDAVKQPRRLSISITTNRVPLTRKSEDGGGRARRNSEDGANTAMVAPPRRHSHSGGSIKPRRSSMERISETPETKPKRSVRRSFMGFIRKSTHTNVENLEENLDVEVGSDDDESSEDERPYSVDDKERKKEMRKGIDLATTLERIEKNFVITDPRLPDNPIIFASDSFLELTEYSREEILGRNCRFLQGPETDPATVKKIREAIDNQRDVTVQLINYTKTGKKFWNLFHLQPMRDQKGEVQYFIGVQLDGSEHVEPLHNCIPESTAKESAQLVKETAVNVDEAVRELPDANMKPEDLWMKHSKTVLPKPHRKDSSSWRAIQKVAFMMMQILHSGEEIGLKHFRPVKPLGSGDTGSVHLVELCGTGEYFAMKAMDKGIMLNRNKVHRACAEREILDMLDHPFLPALYASFQTKTHVCLVTDYFPGGELFLLLDRQPMKVLRENAVRFYAAEVVVALEYLHCQGIIYRDLKPENVLLQSNGHVSLTDFDLSCLTSCKPLLLIPNIQDKKKQKKGQQPPIFMAEPMRASNSFVGTEEYIAPEIISGAGHTSAVDWWALGILLYEMLYGYTPFRGKTRQKTFVNILHRDLKFPGSISVSLHARQLMYQLLQRDPNRRLGSHEGANEIKQHPFFRGVNWALVRCMSPPQLDAPLFGTNDAEKEVNFLDPELLDLQTNVF, encoded by the exons atggaTCGATACGACCACTCACCAAAAAAACCACCCAACATGCGACCCCTGCCCAGAGACCCACGTGACTCCCTCGAAGTATTCAATCCATCAGCCAGCTATGTTTCCAATTCCAAACCTACCCACTCGACCTTCCGTCCCCACTCCACGTGGCAAAACTGGGGTGACCCACTTGGCATTAAGGAAACCGAAGCATCACCGAAGCTCCCCATCCCCTCCGGCACTGGCGGTGTCGGGACGGCAGTACCGGACCAGGAGATCACCCCATGGATGGCCCTCAAGGATCCAACCCGACCACCACTGTCACTACCTCCTCTTGCAACAGAGAAACCAACGTCCGATGAATTTGGTGCCGCAGCTCAGAGAGCGGCGGAATGGGGACTGGTACTGAAGACTGACACGGAAACCGGGAAACCACATGGGGTTACAGTCAGGACTTCCGGAGGGGAAGACGCATATCAGAAAGCCGAGTCGTCTCGGAGAGACTCGGGAAACTCAGTCCCCCGGAGCTCGGACGAGTTTTCTGATGGTGGGGATGTGATAGACAGAGGGATCCCGAGAGTGTCGAAGGATTTGAAAGACGCGTTGTCTACGTTTCAACAGACGTTTGTTGTTTCGGACGCTACCAAACCCGATTACCCGATTTTGTATGCCAGTGAAGGGTTTTTCAAGATGACCGGTTATACCTCTAGAGAAGTCGTCGGCCGTAACtg TCGGTTTCTGCAAGGTGTGGGAACGGATCCTGAAGACGTACATAAGATAAAAGAAGCGTTGGAGAGTGGAAGGAGCTACTGTGGACGCTTGTTGAACTACAAGAAGGACGGGACGCCTTTCTGGAACCTTCTCACTATTTCTCCCATCAAGGATGATACCGGAAAGGTTCTCAAATTCATCGG AATGCAAATGGAGGTGAGCAAGCATACGGAAGGAGTTAAGGATAAGATGCTTCGTCCCAATGGATTGCCAGAATCCTTGATCAGATACGATG CCCGGCAGAAGGAAATGGCAGTTAGTTCTGTAACAGAGCTCGTAGATGCAGTGAAGCAGCCTCGCCGTCTATCTATATCAATAACAACAAACCGAGTGCCATTGACAAGGAAGTCCGAAGATGGTGGTGGAAGAGCACGTAGAAACTCAGAAGATGGAGCTAATACAGCTATGGTGGCTCCACCAAGAAGGCATTCACATAGCGGCGGTAGTATTAAACCGAGAAGAAGTTCCATGGAGCGTATCAGTGAAACTCCTGAAACGAAACCCAAAAGATCTGTTCGACGTTCTTTTATGGG GTTCATAAGGAAAAGTACTCATACTAATGTGGAAAACCTGGAAGAAAACCTGGACGTGGAAGTTGGCTCAGATGATGATGAAAGCAGTGAAGATGAGAGACCTTATAGTGTTGatgacaaagaaagaaagaaagaaatgagaaaGGGGATTGATCTTGCTACCACTCTTGAACGAATTGAGAAGAACTTTGTCATTACTGATCCAAGATTACCTGATAATCCAATT ATATTTGCATCAGATAGCTTCCTGGAGTTGACAGAGTACAGCCGTGAAGAGATATTGGGAAGAAACTGCAG ATTTCTCCAAGGCCCCGAAACTGATCCGGCCACTGTGAAGAAAATCAGAGAAGCTATTGATAACCAAAGGGATGTCACTGTGCAGCTCATCAACTACACAAAAACTG GCAAGAAGTTCTGGAATCTGTTTCATCTGCAGCCCATGCGAGATCAGAAG GGAGAAGTGCAGTATTTTATCGGGGTACAACTTGATGGCAGTGAACATGTTGAGCCGCTACACAACTGCATTCCAGAGTCTACTGCAAAAGAGAGTGCACAATTG GTGAAAGAGACTGCAGTAAATGTTGATGAAGCAGTGAGGGAACTTCCAGACGCTAACATG AAACCAGAGGATCTGTGGATGAAACATTCAAAGACAGTTCTCCCAAAGCCTCATAGGAAGGACAGCTCATCATGGAGAGCTATTCAAAAG GTTGCTTTTATGATGATGCAGATTCTACATAGTGGAGAAGAGATAGGCTTAAAACATTTCAGGCCAGTAAAACCATTGGGATCTGGTGACACAGGCAG TGTGCATTTGGTGGAATTGTGTGGAACCGGTGAATACTTTGCAATGAAGGCTATGGATAAGGGTATTATGCTTAACCGCAACAAG GTCCATAGAGCTTGTGCTGAAAGAGAAATTCTTGACATGCTGGATCACCCTTTTCTTCCTGCATTATATGCTTCTTTTCAG ACGAAAACCCATGTTTGTCTGGTAACTGATTACTTCCCCGGTGGAGAGCTCTTTTTGCTTTTGGATCGGCAACCCATGAAAGTCCTTAGGGAAAACGCAGTAAG ATTCTATGCTGCAGAAGTAGTTGTTGCTCTAGAGTACCTTCACTGTCAAG GTATAATCTACAGAGATTTGAAACCTGAGAATGTCTTACTCCAGAGCAACGGCCATGTATCGTTGACAGATTTTGATCTATCATGTTTGACATCTTGCAAACCTCTG CTTTTGATTCCAAACATCCAGgataagaaaaaacaaaagaaaggccAACAACCTCCAATCTTTATGGCGGAGCCAATGAGAGCATCAAATTCTTTTGTTGGAACTGAGGAGTACATAGCACCG GAGATTATAAGTGGAGCTGGCCATACTAGTGCAGTTGATTGGTGGGCTCttg GAATTCTTCTTTATGAAATGCTTTATGGATATACACCATTTAGAGGAAAGACAAGGCAGAAAACTTTTGTCAATATTCTTCACAGAGACCTTAAATTTCCAGGAAGTATTTCA gTAAGTCTCCATGCAAGGCAGTTGATGTACCAGCTATTGCAAAGAGACCCCAACAGAAGATTGGGTTCACATGAAGGAGCAAATGAAATAAAGCAACACCCATTCTTCCGTGGTGTAAACTGGGCTTTGGTTCGCTGCATG AGTCCTCCTCAACTTGATGCTCCCCTTTTTGGGACAAATGATGCTGAAAAGGAAGTTAACTTTCTCGATCCTGAACTTCTGGATCTACAAACAAATGTTTTCTAA